One Nicotiana tomentosiformis chromosome 4, ASM39032v3, whole genome shotgun sequence genomic window carries:
- the LOC138910524 gene encoding uncharacterized protein, which translates to MVRSQERVEREAKWPRGSGGFSGVPSGGQFHHVRGRPYRHAQTASPVYRGASSGHGSYIKHQGQSSLSALPTQSSSHAPLVQGSSAPGSSSGYSGARGSLQSPSPFAGRGCFECGDMGHIKRYCPRLTGGPT; encoded by the coding sequence atggtccgtagccaggagcgggttgagagggaggccaagtggCCTCGGGGGTCAGGAGGttttagtggtgttccttctggaggtcagttccaccacgtcaggggtcgtccttataggcatgctcagacggctAGTCCAGtttaccgtggtgcatcatccggccatggttcatacattaaacatcagggccagtcatctctcagtgcccttccaactcagagttcgtcccatgcACCTTTAGTTCAGGGCTCATCGGCACCGGGTTCTTCTAGCGGGTATtctggtgctcggggctcccttcagtccccatcGCCATTCGcagggaggggttgtttcgagtgtggagatatgggtcacatcaaaaggtattgtccccgccttacgggaggtccaACTTAG